The genomic stretch ggaggggagggggggtataaaatgggaaacacatgtaataactcagctggaggtgaacgtaaagacctgctgagggactctgattagaccaaattagccgaattatagattagaattcagtccgtcaagtcaggcaaaaaatcgcaaataactccagacccccgctgccgactcatgccagcaacggcgagtagctaatccctgagtaggataacaaaacgggggaacaaacataacaaacgcacaacttcatgaaaacacagaactgaaacagcataacgaattgcaattaacaatgcccccagcgccgggcgccctctcaagtgacagggcgaatatatcgcttataactggacgacttccatcgccccaccgcctggatctcagttctggagaaacccgccgcagctgccgacgtcgccgcgcctatccgaaaggaatgggtaccgaaagcagcaggcgagaggcccaagcccgtcagacagcgacccagcatccaccggaactggtattttgtgactggcagcccgtcatagtgcaatagccatgacccctccttagcgggtcgTACTCCCAGATATTGCCTTGCCAAACCCACTGGGCAAACACTtacttctagcgctggaaccatcgtaacccagcgccctctccccacttgatccgtcttggatcgccgtaatctgcacagcaaggacctctcacccactaccacgtccccgaccagcatgcgcgattccgacctcttggaaggcgctaccaactcagaaactcgaaaagccccgtggtaagccatagagaaggctaaacggaacaaaagcgcctcaaacctggacgacgctactcgccccaccgcctcgatgacggccggcaacaaagccgcatcgatgggccgcctcctatccggcggcgtcggcgcaactcgcgcccaccctttcatagccttccgcaaaacctcgcttttcgttacatcCGAGATGCCTCGCAGCTTGCAAaagaatgagacgccagccaagtaccgggccaccaccgctcgcgacctaccagaaacgtagagctgccacataaaagagagcatcagccgatgcttgctcttaccttgatgttgacgactctgaacaaacgcctcccactcgctccacgcttgtccgtacaccttgagcgtggccggcgctaccgaccgcaacgctagaccttccaatccggcccgatcacctgccaaacataatcaggacagtgaaaaccctgcttttcggcctcgggtgccaaaacccaaaacctctcccactgtccccgcgacaatgcatctgcgatttcgttctccaagccgggaacatgctgcgcccggaaccatagattcctacgcaagcacgtcaaaagcaagtgcccaagcaccctcagaaccactagcgatttcgccctctggttattaatcgcatgcactacgcccagattgtcgcatctaaacactatgctgcgattagccaaacGGTCACCCCAAacttccagggctaccataatgggaaaaagttccagtagtaacagatcccttgtaagaccctcactatgccagctttccggccaagatgccacgcaccacgatccctccaaaaaacaaccaaatccataggcccctgcggcgtcggtaaacagctgcaaccggtcgctgtccacggctggcgcttgccatatgctcacaccgttaaaatcctccaggaacgaagcccatacggccagatccctttttaattcagaggacaatcgaacgaaatgatgaggcctggcacaccccgccgttgccctttcaagcttccggcagaaaaccctgcccatcggaattacccgacaagcaaagttaagcatgcccagcaaggactgcgcctgacgcagcgtgactttacgcgagcctttgaaccggcaaatggtttcgcggagcttcgacactttgtcctgaggcaagcgacactcccccgccactgtgtcgatttcaatccccaagaacgataaacaggagtcaggaccttccgttttgtcctcggctaccggaacaccgaagtggtaaaagagagcctgggtgctaaacaacaaatcggcgcacctcgtgtcgttcgccggacctgcgcataggaagtcatcgaggtaatgtgcaaccccgtggccgcctgacgtcgactccacacaccaatgaagaaaagtgctaaagcgctcgaaaaatgagcatgaaacggaacatcccatcggcagacatttgtcgatgaaatactccgtcccaatccggaaacccatgaaacggaatgagtcaggatgcaatggcaataatctaaaggctgactcaacatcgatcttagccatgagggccccgctcccgtagctgcggaccatctctagcgcctcgtcaaatgactgatataccaccgagcaaaaggccggcggtattgcgtcgttgaccgaagcccccggcgggtaagacagatgctgtatgagccgaaaagcgcccggggtctttttcggaaccaccccgaccggggagatgaccaagtcatccaccgggggtgatataaaaggcccccccatcctgcccaaccggacctccttatctactttctcccgcaggacgGTTGGCAATGCCCGTGCTGACTGGAGGTTTCTCtgcgcccgcactgatacctcgcttgcaacaggcaagcgaaaaccaaacttaaaaccgtctaacaaaaacttagcATCCTCTCTATTTGGATACATATGCAGCCATTTGCCCATTGTtaacaacttaactggcgttggggctctgctgagcggtcccgctcgcggcctgcttagagtaaggctgcttccccttgcttccctgtcgcccccttttgaaacaggaggaggctgggtgggctcccccacaatggtggcaggagtgacgaaaccgacactgcttgccataggaacatgttccgctgttaaaagcgaagcatttcccccgagtagcagaccgcccgcccccgcgagcggccaacccgcctgtcctggccattcctccgtccgcggccgccccctgggccgatgaccccgcgcgacgcacccctgtcccctgtttctggggctctgcctcttgttgtgatgcccgggtcaccttgagccatacctccacgtctttgaagccaaaatccatgacccgcagcccatcctgtttctcccgaaactcttggtcgtaCTGGCGCCATTCCGAGCCagcggacgtgcgctgcatgtcatgcactaggtgtaggtaccggatgatattcatgtgctcttccggcctatcctccaaatagcatgccgcaaacacccaaaaaccggccagccaattatcaaaagaccggaaagcttcaGTACCCATGCCTGTCTTAgtggccgccgctttgtaatccctcttcatggccctcgtcaagacgaataagtccacgaagtcacccctacatattttcttgcggcagctatctcgcagccccctcataactgcggtgtattcgcagcgcactacccccggcagatcgcgccgcttctttgccctacgctcctctacactcattcgcctgcgtcgcttgcgcctcttctgctgccttgccgctcttttggcaagtttctcggcctccctccttgccctagcagtgctatctgcgtcggacgcctgcgacgctaaAGAAGATGAGGACGCGGAGGAAGAAGAgcttcgcgaactcgagctcgtggtggaAACCGATATAGAgtgcaccaactcaccggatgctatcgacctctccgacccggatcctTCGTAATCCTCCAGCCAATCCTCATCCGCCACGGAGTCCGCCTCATCTCTTTCACttcggccctctgtggaagacaaaaaagaagaagagggcccggcccacgcttgtggcgcacgccgggcaccccgtgcggaATGCGCGGTGACTGTGCGCCCCCGCTCCCTTCCTGGTCCTagttccagctccgccgcggcggcccccagctctcggcaggcccgTGCTATTCGCCGTGCCGCTGATGCTCTACGGTCGCCAGACCCCTTGCGTCCCGCAAACTGATCCCCATCCCGCGCGGGGCGACGCGCGGAACCGCCGCCCGATGGGtggccggtccttggttgggcgcgagcccgcgcccgctgACTGCTTGATGCGCCCCGGGGATCCTGCTCGTCGTGCTCTAAACCGAAATCAAGGGCACCTCTGACGGCTCCGCCACTCTCCATTTCAGAGCCTGCTTCCTCCCTGTCTGGGGAAACAGAAAAATCCCCTGACCCCGCGGAGGACCCACTGCGGGCTCAGCGGtccgtgccgcggccctgcggccgctgacccactcCCTGTCTTCCTTCCTGCCGCGGGGCCTGCTGTGATCCGCGGTATCCACGGGGAACTGCTGCCCCCCCGTGCGTGCTCTCCCGCGTGCCACCGGGCCCGCGGCGGGCGCACCTGCCCGCTGGCCCCGGCCATCCCTTGCCGCTGGTGTTGCGCCCCTACTGCCCCTTGTCGCCACCATGCGCCCAGCGTTGCCTACTTgaggcatacgctgcacccccctcatgtGCTCCCTCCCCCTGCCGTTTGCCGGCATACGGGGAGAAGGAGAGGTTGATATGTCTGCAGGGAGCcctgctgcgcgcgcacgtgcgcggcctgCAGCTTGCGgaacgagcgtgggcgcgcgcgcgcctcgggcgcgcgtcccacgtcctcccgcACACGGCCTCCCGCCATGTTCTTCCTCCTCGGCCGCCGCGCGGGCCTCCTGcagaggccccgcgcggcgaccgcctgcTCTCGCACCCGCCCTCTCCCCTCGCCCGGCACTAACCCTCGGCCGCGGCGAGGAAGGAGAGGTGTTTCCTGCCGCTGCCGGGCGCTCACCGTAgcacgcatgcgcgcgcccgcgggcgcccgatctgctcccgggtacggcggctcccggaggggacggccgccgcccgctggtCCTTGGGTGGTTTGAAGGGACGaccggtcccccacgccgccctcgtcctGCCGAAATGCTCCTGGCCCCCGGCGGCGATCCCGCCCGGCCCCCGCTGCCTACGGCCGTAGGTGTAGAGGCCCTagaggacggagccccgtccctcaggccacccacagcctcctcagggcccgctcggacaTCCGAGCTGAAACGAGCCGGGGCCCTCAACACTCGCCGGGGCCTAGCAGCCATGTCAGCAGGCAGACCAGGTTATAGGTATAgataggggggggggagagcagccaCAGATGAATAAACAAGCAAGAGACAagggaaacaaagtttttttttttttttttttttgctgacactgcagcactcaccaaaccgaaaccgagtcaccaagagacttaaaatggcttcaccttccttatatatatcaagccctcccccttaaaggctgaactttccttacagctaggtccacccctccccagatgtttaaccctttcctctcctatgcagtcaatactctcttcttacaGCGgggaacccatccggcgtaacagcGTGGCCTATTACCACCACACGCCATCGGGAGAGACGTCATCACAGACGGAAGCTGTTACCAGACATTAAATGGACAGGAATTCATATTCACACGCTCAGTAGCTGATGTCAGATACGGCTGAGAACACTTCCTCTGTGTACGTGTCCATCTGCCTGCTGCGGCAGATACTACACTTTGTATCTTATTCACATCGCAGACGTAGAGAAAATCTGCCCACAGTGTGCCAGAGGCGCCAGGCTGCAACTTTACCAGCACAGGGACACTAGTTCTATACACATACAAagacgcagatgaagcacaacggaccTTGGGGTGAGAAGAAGCTGCAACCACTCACATCGCAGCGCTTGGTATACAGATTCATGATACGCCGCACGCAGAGATACAAGTGTCGCACATTGTATGGATCAGTGTAATCTCACATAGCAGCGCTTGGTATACAGATTCATGATCTGCCGCACGCAGAGATACAAGTGTCACACATTGTATGGATCAGTGTAAGCTCACATCGCagtgcttggtatacagattcATGATACGCCGCACGCAGAGATACAAGTGTCACACATTGTATGGATCAGTGTAAGCTCACATCGCAGCGCTTGGTATACAGATTCAGGCTCAGCCGCACACAGAGATATAAGTGTCGCACATTGTATGGATCAGTGTAAGCTCACATCGCAGCGCTTGGTATACAGATTCATGATACGCCGCACGCAGAGATACAAGTGTCACACATTGTATGGATCAGTGTAAGCTCACATCGCAGCGCTTGGTATACGGATTCAGGCTCAGCCGCACACAGAGATATAAGTGTCGCACATTGTATGGATCAGTGTAAGCTCACATCGCAGCGCTTGGTATACAGATTCATGATCCGCCGCACGCAGAGATACAAGTGTCACACATTGTATGGATCAGTGTAAGCTCACATCGCAGCGCTTGGTATACAGATTCAGGCTCAGCCGCACACAGAGATATAAGTGTCGCACATTGTATGGATCAGTGTAAGCTCACATTGCAGCGCTTGGTTTACAGATTCAGGCTCAGCCGCACAGAGATACAAGTGTTGCACATTGTATGGATCAGTGTAAGCTCACATTGCAGCGCTTGGTTTACAGATTCAGGCTCAGCCGCACAGAGATACAAGTGTTGCACATTGTATGGATCAGTGTAAGCTCACATTGCAGCGCTTGGTTTACAGATTCAGGCTCAGCCACACACAGAGATATAAGTGTCACACATTGTATGGATCAGTGTAAGCTCACATTGCAGCTCTTGGTATACAGATCCAGGCTCAGCCGCACACAGAGATATAAGTGTCACACATTGTATGGATCAGTGTAATCTCACATCGCAGCGCTTGGTTTACAGATTCAGGCTCAGCCGCACACAGAGATACAAGTGTCACACATTGTATGGATCAGTGTAAGCGCACATTGCAGCACTTGGTATACAGATTCATGATCCGCCGCACGCAGAGATACAAGTGTCACACATTGTATGGATCAGTGTAAGCTCACATCGCAGCGCTTGGTATACAGATTCAGGCTCAGCCGCACACAGAGATATAAGTGTCGCACATTGTAT from Pseudophryne corroboree isolate aPseCor3 chromosome 5, aPseCor3.hap2, whole genome shotgun sequence encodes the following:
- the LOC134928678 gene encoding uncharacterized protein LOC134928678, producing the protein MESGGAVRGALDFGLEHDEQDPRGASSSQRARARAQPRTGHPSGGGSARRPARDGDQFAGRKGSGDRRASAARRIARACRELGAAAAELELGPGRERGRTVTAHSARGARRAPQAWAGPSSSFLSSTEGRSERDEADSVADEDWLEDYEGSGSERSIASGDRAGLEGLALRSVAPATLKVYGQAWSEWEAFVQSRQHQGKSKHRLMLSFMWQLYVSGRSRAVVARYLAGVSFFCKLRGISDVTKSEVLRKAMKGWARVAPTPPDRRRPIDAALLPAVIEAVGRVASSRFEALLFRLAFSMAYHGAFRVSELVAPSKRSESRMLVGDVVVGERSLLCRLRRSKTDQVGRGRWVTMVPALEVSVCPVGLARQYLGVRPAKEGSWLLHYDGLPVTKYQFRWMLGRCLTGLGLSPAAFGTHSFRIGAATSAAAAGFSRTEIQAVGRWKSSSYKRYIRPVT